One region of Labrus bergylta chromosome 23, fLabBer1.1, whole genome shotgun sequence genomic DNA includes:
- the LOC110004477 gene encoding cytidine monophosphate-N-acetylneuraminic acid hydroxylase, with translation MTSQSAKTLLTLDAEAVASLKEGINFKKSQEDGKCYIIYKNNDGLRACKNQCKHQGGLFIKDIEDLDGRTVKCTKHNWKLNVSSMKYVNPPDSFFQEELDVDILDDGGLQLVELSPMDPWLADPREPQELQEGEVKVTYMTHACMEVQLGQKRFMFDPWLIGPAFARGWWLVHEPPTDCLDQMCTADFIYISHMHSDHLSYPTLKVLSDRRPDAPIFVGDTSRPVFWALEQSQVKLTNINIVPFGVWQNLDEHLRFMILMDGVHPEMDTCIILEYKGHMILNTVDCTRPNGGRLPEKVDLMMSDFAGGASGFPMTFCGGKYNDSWKAGFIKNERKKLLNYKAQLVKSLEPRIYCPFAGYFVEAHPSDRYIKDTNVKNQAEDLNVLINKTAPDIKTWTPKPGAVLDLGLALKDPTNSAAITNPPANAKIYKDSWDFDLYVDELNSAIGSEIFRHRRWIQFYYTWAGFQNYNLVVRMIETDDDFEPIADGYDYLVDFMDLSYPAKRPDREHAYVEVKNRIGVMRSVVLHGRLWDDLYIGFQNRISRDPDVYHHKFWNHFQTELPFRKPDWDQFLQQVPAIEEPETQSSCKLS, from the exons ATGACTTCTCAAAGTGCAAAGACGTTGCTCACACTGGATGCTGAAGCAGTCGCCTCACTCAAAGAGGGAATCAATTTCAAGAAAAGCCAAGAGGACGGGAAATGTTACATCATATACAAGAACAACGACGGCCTTAGAGCATGCAAGAACCAATGCAAACACCAAGGAGGGTTATTCATCAAAGACATCGAAGACCTGGATGGCAG GACTGTTAAATGCACCAAACACAACTGGAAGTTGAATGTGTCATCAATGAAATATGTAAATCCACCAGACAGTTTCTTTCAGGAAGAGCTTG ATGTGGACATTTTGGATGATGGGGGGCTTCAGCTGGTTGAATTGAGCCCCATGGACCCCTGGCTGGCTGACCCGCGAGAGCCTCAGGAGCTTCAGGAAGGAGAAGTGAAG GTGACATACATGACCCACGCCTGCATGGAGGTGCAGCTGGGCCAGAAGCGGTTCATGTTCGACCCATGGTTGATAGGTCCTGCATTCGCCCGAGGTTGGTGGCTTGTCCATGAGCCTCCAACAGACTGCCTTGACCAGATGTGTACAGCAGATTTCATCTACATCAGCCACATGCACTCGGACCACCTTAG tTACCCCACACTGAAGGTCCTCTCAGACAGGAGGCCAGATGCCCCCATTTTTGTCGGTGACACATCAAGACCTGTCTTTTG GGCTTTGGAGCAAAGCCAAGTCAAGCTGACCAACATCAACATCGTCCCTTTTGGAGTCTGGCAAAAC CTTGACGAGCACCTGAGATTTATGATCCTGATGGACGGCGTGCATCCTGAAATGGACACCTGCATCATTCTGGAATATAAAG GTCACATGATCCTGAACACCGTTGACTGCACCAGGCCAAACGGGGGCAGGCTACCAGAGAAAGTGGATCTAATGATGAGTGACTTTGCCGGGGGGGCGTCTGGATTCCCCATGACCTTCTGTGGCGGGAAATACAACG ACTCCTGGAAAGCAGGGTTCATCAAGAATGAAAGGAAGAAGCTTCTCAATTACAAAGCTCAGCTGGTGAAGTCCTTGGAGCCCAGGATCTACTGCCCATTTGCTGGCTACTTTGTGGAGGCTCATCCATCAGACCG GTACATCAAAGATACCAATGTAAAAAACCAGGCAGAGGATCTAAACGTGCTCATCAATAAGACCGCACCAGACATCAAGACATGGACGCCCAAGCCAGGCGCTGTGCTGGACCTCGGCCTTGCTCTCAAGGATCCCACCAACAG TGCGGCCATCACCAATCCCCCAGCCAATGCAAAAATCTACAAGGACAGCTGGGACTTTGACTTGTATGTGGATGAACTGAACAGTGCCATTGGCAGTGAGATATTTAGACATCGACGCTGGATCCAGTTTTACTACACCTGGGCAGGCTTTCAAAACTACAACCTTGTTGTGCGG ATGATTGAGACAGACGATGACTTTGAGCCCATCGCTGATGGCTACGACTACCTGGTGGACTTTATGGATCTGTCGTATCCCGCCAAGAGGCCTGACAGAGAGCACGCCTACGTGGAG gtTAAAAATAGAATCGGGGTGATGAGATCAGTGGTGCTGCACGGCCGTCTCTGGGACGACCTGTACATTGGCTTCCAGAACCGCATTAGCCGAGACCCGGATGTCTACCACCACAA GTTCTGGAACCACTTCCAGACAGAACTACCATTTCGCAAGCCAGACTGGGACCAGTTCCTGCAGCAGGTTCCAGCAATCGAAGAGCCAGAGACACAGAGTTCCTGTAAACTGTCATGA